One region of Constrictibacter sp. MBR-5 genomic DNA includes:
- a CDS encoding PRC-barrel domain-containing protein, translating into MAMSSTTGTTDVAADETGSLIAASKVEGTTVYNRQGDNLGHVYDVMIDKRSGQVAYAIMSFGGFLGMGERYHPLPWKILDYDTSMGGYVVDLDKDRLEGAPAYSSSERPDWRDRDYTHRIDNFYGVTPYTGWI; encoded by the coding sequence ATGGCTATGTCCAGCACCACGGGTACGACCGACGTCGCGGCCGACGAAACCGGCAGCCTGATCGCGGCGAGCAAGGTCGAGGGCACCACCGTCTACAACCGGCAGGGCGACAATCTGGGACACGTCTACGACGTGATGATCGATAAGCGGTCGGGACAGGTCGCCTATGCGATCATGTCGTTCGGCGGCTTCCTGGGAATGGGCGAGCGCTATCACCCGCTGCCGTGGAAGATCCTTGACTACGACACGAGCATGGGCGGCTATGTCGTCGACCTGGACAAGGACCGACTGGAGGGTGCGCCGGCCTACAGTTCCAGTGAACGGCCGGACTGGCGCGACCGCGACTATACCCACCGGATCGACAATTTTTACGGCGTGACGCCGTATACCGGCTGGATCTGA
- a CDS encoding NADH:flavin oxidoreductase/NADH oxidase produces the protein MTQPLLFTPIQLRDITLKNRVVVAPMHQYAAEKGFATDWHLVNAGRYAAGGAGLVFMESTKVDRRGCGTIGDLGLWRDEHVPGLARCVEFIRAHGAVPGLQLGHSGRKARRFRPWQGGAPLTKEAALAEGVDDWDAWELVAPSALGSSDKEPTPRALTTAEIPDLVDKWAQAARRANEAGYDVLEIHAAHGYLLHQFLSPTANVRNDEYGGSELNRMRLAVEITEAVRAVWPAHKPLFMRLSVEDDAGWGPDQSVELAKLVGPKGVDVIDCSSGGMRGSPVVGTGPVGYGYQVPYSDRLKRDGGVMTMAVGLIVHADQAEQILQEGKADLIALARELMYNPNWPMDAARKLGVDTAFETMPDSQSYWLSKRASAVKEMEPSTYRRGIAAE, from the coding sequence GTGACGCAACCACTGCTGTTTACGCCGATCCAGCTGCGCGACATCACGCTGAAGAACCGCGTGGTCGTCGCACCCATGCACCAGTATGCCGCGGAGAAGGGCTTCGCCACGGACTGGCACCTGGTCAACGCCGGGCGCTATGCCGCCGGCGGGGCGGGGCTGGTCTTCATGGAATCGACCAAGGTCGACCGCCGCGGCTGCGGCACGATCGGCGACCTGGGCCTGTGGCGCGACGAGCACGTGCCGGGCCTCGCGCGCTGCGTCGAGTTCATCCGGGCGCACGGCGCGGTGCCGGGCCTGCAGCTCGGCCATTCCGGCCGCAAGGCGCGGCGCTTCCGGCCCTGGCAGGGCGGTGCGCCGCTGACCAAGGAGGCGGCGCTGGCCGAGGGCGTCGACGACTGGGACGCCTGGGAGTTGGTGGCGCCGAGCGCACTCGGCAGTTCCGACAAGGAGCCGACGCCGCGCGCGCTGACCACCGCCGAGATCCCCGACCTCGTCGACAAGTGGGCCCAGGCCGCGCGCCGGGCGAACGAGGCCGGCTACGACGTGCTCGAGATCCACGCCGCGCACGGCTATCTGCTGCACCAGTTCCTGTCGCCGACCGCGAACGTGCGCAACGACGAGTATGGCGGGTCGGAGCTGAACCGGATGCGCCTCGCGGTGGAGATCACCGAGGCGGTCCGGGCGGTGTGGCCAGCGCACAAGCCGCTGTTCATGCGGCTGTCGGTCGAGGACGATGCGGGCTGGGGCCCGGACCAGAGCGTCGAACTGGCGAAGCTTGTGGGGCCGAAGGGCGTCGACGTGATCGACTGCAGTTCGGGCGGCATGCGCGGCTCGCCGGTGGTCGGCACCGGACCCGTCGGCTACGGCTACCAGGTGCCCTATTCGGACCGGCTGAAGCGCGACGGCGGCGTGATGACCATGGCCGTCGGCCTGATCGTGCACGCCGACCAAGCGGAGCAGATCCTGCAGGAGGGCAAGGCGGACCTGATCGCGCTTGCGCGGGAGCTCATGTACAACCCGAACTGGCCGATGGACGCGGCGCGCAAGCTGGGCGTCGACACGGCGTTCGAGACCATGCCGGATTCCCAGTCCTACTGGCTGTCGAAGCGCGCCTCGGCGGTGAAGGAGATGGAGCCGTCCACCTACCGCCGCGGCATCGCGGCGGAGTAG
- a CDS encoding peptidoglycan-binding domain-containing protein produces the protein MNRLSIGTALTSSLFLLMSGGAAQAGSGGNAFIGGALGGVVGSVIGSAITRPAQPAPPPPEREIIYMEREPAPRPTYREPTYRAPVHNLSRADMVDLQQMLNRYGAAYGFSAGAPDGAYGPATRRAIVEFQSLRGLPVSGLPTYALLAEARRAVQEMDAQQAYRAPPPVPAAPPQAPAKVESQRIEVNVVAPQPQAPIVMMQPAQQAAPAPAQPPMAQAAMPGVQQVVALQPQATGQPLPQTMPQQQAPQHSVTAVETKTASLTRPDGSRATATTEQRVVLTTSGARAAPAAFDVSGVRLGASRDAARAAVIAFAPNARFETLSDPANGGDARMVATLADEGGRTDRTEVWFGGDAASAASDFIVRRMQFPESARPSVAQIEQSLTGKYGAPHAVGDDDRGRILAWVFDPAGTPAPQAADVCVQNIGDGLLQQPGEAARDSCGLVAVADIATAGGGVSDLTLRVRDIAGWFENQDRHLKVQQAGGTAQPAATPGVQPVRF, from the coding sequence ATGAATCGTTTATCGATCGGAACGGCGCTGACGAGCTCTCTCTTCTTGCTCATGTCGGGCGGCGCGGCGCAGGCCGGCAGTGGCGGAAATGCCTTTATTGGCGGTGCATTGGGCGGCGTCGTCGGCAGCGTCATCGGCAGTGCCATCACGCGCCCGGCGCAGCCGGCCCCCCCGCCGCCGGAGCGCGAGATCATCTACATGGAGCGCGAGCCGGCCCCGCGGCCGACCTATCGAGAACCCACCTATCGCGCCCCGGTCCACAATCTCAGCCGCGCCGACATGGTCGACCTGCAGCAGATGCTGAACCGCTACGGTGCGGCCTACGGCTTCAGCGCCGGTGCACCCGACGGCGCCTACGGTCCGGCGACCCGCCGCGCCATCGTCGAGTTCCAGAGCCTGCGCGGCCTCCCCGTGAGCGGCCTGCCCACCTATGCGCTGCTCGCCGAGGCGCGCCGCGCGGTGCAGGAGATGGACGCGCAGCAGGCCTATCGCGCCCCGCCGCCAGTGCCCGCCGCACCGCCGCAGGCGCCGGCCAAGGTCGAGAGCCAGCGCATCGAGGTGAACGTGGTCGCGCCGCAGCCGCAGGCGCCCATCGTCATGATGCAGCCCGCGCAGCAGGCGGCCCCCGCCCCCGCTCAGCCTCCCATGGCCCAGGCGGCCATGCCCGGCGTCCAGCAGGTCGTCGCGCTGCAGCCGCAGGCGACGGGCCAACCCCTGCCGCAAACGATGCCGCAGCAGCAGGCGCCGCAGCATTCGGTGACCGCCGTCGAGACCAAGACGGCGTCGCTGACGCGGCCCGACGGCAGCCGCGCCACCGCCACCACCGAGCAGCGCGTCGTCCTCACCACCAGCGGGGCGCGCGCCGCACCGGCCGCCTTCGACGTCAGCGGCGTGCGCCTCGGCGCCAGCCGCGACGCGGCACGCGCGGCCGTCATCGCCTTCGCGCCCAACGCGCGGTTCGAGACGCTGTCCGACCCCGCGAACGGCGGCGACGCGCGCATGGTCGCGACCCTGGCCGACGAGGGCGGCCGTACCGACCGGACCGAGGTCTGGTTCGGCGGCGATGCGGCGTCGGCGGCGTCCGACTTCATCGTCCGGCGCATGCAGTTCCCCGAGAGCGCGCGTCCCTCGGTCGCCCAGATCGAGCAGAGCCTGACCGGCAAGTACGGCGCCCCGCACGCCGTGGGCGACGACGACCGGGGCCGCATCCTCGCCTGGGTCTTCGATCCCGCCGGCACGCCGGCGCCGCAGGCGGCCGACGTCTGCGTCCAGAATATCGGCGACGGACTGCTGCAGCAGCCGGGCGAGGCGGCGCGCGACAGCTGCGGCCTGGTCGCGGTGGCCGACATCGCCACTGCGGGCGGCGGCGTCTCCGACCTCACCCTGAGGGTCCGCGACATCGCCGGCTGGTTCGAGAACCAGGACCGGCACCTGAAGGTCCAGCAGGCGGGCGGCACAGCCCAGCCGGCGGCGACGCCGGGCGTGCAGCCGGTCAGGTTCTGA
- a CDS encoding ABC transporter ATP-binding protein, with the protein MFRFFETLVDPFPAAPPLQPPRGLFRFLLYYSRPLLPYLALMSVLTAVISVAEVVFVGFMGRLVDRLGTSEPASFFADHGMELALMGLLVVVVYPLLVLVQSLVTHQTIFGNYPMIARWLSHRWLLGQSMSFFQDEFAGRVAQKVMQTALAIRETVTKLMDVMVYVIVYFTGSMVLLGQAEPWLMLPLAAWLAAYLAIMVVFVPRLRRVSMAQADARARMNGRVVDSYTNIQTIKLFAHTSREQDYARDAMGQFIGTVHRQMRQVTVLTVALQTVNALLLAGVAAISILAWQAAAISLGSIAVAIALVMRIRAMSDRVLWEVASLFENIGTVQDGINTIAGTPAVTDRPDARELTVPKGEIRFEAIRFHYGRDVARLGGGVIDDLSLTIRPGEKVGLVGRSGAGKSTLVNLLLRFHDLEGGRILIDGQDISGVTQESLRRAIGVVTQDTSLLHRSIRDNIRYGRPDAEHALVAEAARRAHADGFIGDLSDPEGRTGYDAHAGERGVKLSGGQRQRVAIARVLLKDAPILVLDEATSALDSEVEAAIQEQLLELMRDKTVIAIAHRLSTIAMLDRLVVMEEGRIVETGSHDELLRRGGLYAGLWRRQSGGFLGLEQPVAE; encoded by the coding sequence ATGTTCCGCTTCTTCGAGACCCTGGTCGATCCGTTTCCGGCCGCACCGCCGCTTCAGCCGCCGCGGGGGCTGTTCCGGTTCCTGCTCTATTACTCGCGGCCGCTGCTGCCCTATCTGGCGCTGATGTCGGTGCTGACGGCGGTCATTTCGGTGGCCGAGGTGGTGTTCGTCGGGTTCATGGGGCGGCTGGTCGACCGGCTGGGCACATCCGAGCCGGCCAGCTTCTTCGCCGACCACGGCATGGAACTGGCGCTGATGGGGCTGCTGGTGGTGGTGGTCTATCCGCTGCTGGTGCTGGTCCAGTCGCTGGTGACGCACCAGACGATCTTCGGCAACTATCCGATGATCGCGCGCTGGCTGTCGCACCGCTGGCTGCTGGGCCAGAGCATGTCCTTCTTCCAGGACGAGTTCGCCGGGCGCGTGGCGCAGAAGGTGATGCAGACGGCACTCGCCATCCGCGAGACCGTGACGAAGCTGATGGACGTCATGGTCTACGTCATTGTCTATTTCACCGGCTCGATGGTGCTTCTGGGGCAGGCCGAGCCGTGGCTGATGCTGCCGCTGGCGGCGTGGCTGGCGGCTTACCTGGCGATCATGGTGGTGTTCGTGCCGCGCCTGCGGCGGGTGTCGATGGCCCAGGCGGACGCGCGGGCGCGCATGAACGGCCGCGTCGTCGACAGCTACACCAACATCCAGACGATCAAGCTGTTCGCGCACACCAGCCGCGAGCAGGACTATGCGCGCGACGCCATGGGCCAGTTCATCGGCACGGTGCACCGCCAGATGCGGCAGGTGACGGTGCTGACGGTCGCCCTCCAGACGGTGAACGCGCTGCTGCTGGCGGGCGTGGCGGCGATCTCGATCCTGGCGTGGCAGGCGGCGGCGATCTCGCTGGGCTCGATCGCGGTGGCGATCGCGCTGGTCATGCGCATCCGCGCCATGTCGGACCGGGTGCTGTGGGAGGTGGCGAGCCTGTTCGAGAATATCGGCACCGTGCAGGACGGCATCAACACGATCGCCGGGACGCCGGCCGTGACCGACCGGCCGGATGCGCGCGAGCTGACGGTGCCGAAGGGCGAGATCCGATTCGAGGCGATCCGCTTCCACTATGGTCGCGACGTGGCGCGCCTGGGCGGCGGGGTAATCGACGACCTGTCGCTGACCATCCGGCCGGGCGAGAAGGTGGGTCTGGTCGGGCGGTCGGGGGCGGGAAAGTCGACGCTGGTCAACCTGCTGCTGCGCTTCCACGACCTGGAGGGCGGGCGGATCCTGATCGACGGGCAGGACATATCGGGGGTCACGCAGGAATCGCTGCGCCGGGCGATCGGCGTGGTGACGCAGGACACCTCGCTGCTGCACCGCTCGATCCGCGACAACATCCGCTACGGCCGGCCGGACGCGGAGCATGCGCTGGTCGCGGAGGCGGCGCGGCGGGCGCATGCGGACGGCTTCATCGGCGACCTGAGCGACCCCGAGGGGCGCACCGGCTACGACGCGCATGCCGGCGAGCGCGGCGTGAAGCTGTCGGGCGGGCAGCGCCAGCGCGTCGCGATCGCCCGGGTGCTGCTGAAGGACGCGCCGATCCTGGTGCTGGACGAGGCGACCTCGGCGCTCGACAGCGAGGTGGAGGCGGCGATCCAGGAACAGCTGCTGGAACTGATGCGGGACAAGACGGTGATCGCCATCGCGCACCGCCTGTCGACGATCGCGATGCTCGACCGGCTGGTGGTGATGGAGGAGGGCCGCATCGTCGAGACCGGCAGCCACGACGAACTGCTGCGCCGCGGCGGCCTCTATGCCGGCCTGTGGCGGCGCCAGTCGGGCGGCTTCCTGGGGCTGGAGCAGCCGGTGGCGGAGTAG
- a CDS encoding invasion associated locus B family protein, whose translation MHRRPTPTACRHLAATAAIALLVMAGGAAAQTDAPGRTATWQTSCPPGAPCIAYAQSGGQTSVGTVAVRLSVGQRSPTEPIVVVDIGTPVVQARGFGLGVDDNRPLVATIAQCDQVACRAVISGAAADALVQQFRKGKEAVLLYFATERQPVRIHVTLKGFTAAYRKVSAGGG comes from the coding sequence ATGCACCGCCGTCCGACGCCCACCGCCTGCAGACACCTCGCCGCGACGGCCGCCATCGCCCTGCTCGTCATGGCCGGCGGCGCGGCGGCGCAGACCGATGCGCCGGGCCGGACCGCCACCTGGCAGACGAGCTGCCCGCCCGGCGCGCCCTGCATCGCCTATGCGCAGAGCGGCGGCCAGACGAGCGTCGGCACGGTGGCGGTCCGCCTGAGCGTCGGTCAGCGCAGCCCGACGGAGCCCATCGTCGTGGTGGACATCGGCACCCCGGTGGTCCAGGCGCGCGGCTTCGGCCTCGGCGTCGACGACAACCGTCCCCTGGTCGCGACGATCGCCCAGTGCGACCAGGTCGCCTGCCGCGCGGTCATTTCGGGAGCAGCCGCGGACGCTCTGGTCCAGCAGTTCCGCAAGGGCAAGGAAGCGGTCCTCCTCTATTTCGCGACGGAGCGCCAGCCGGTCAGGATCCACGTCACGCTCAAGGGTTTCACCGCCGCATACCGAAAGGTGAGCGCAGGAGGCGGATGA
- a CDS encoding 2-dehydropantoate 2-reductase: MGRKIAIMGAGAVGAYCGAHMVREGEDVTFIDAWPEHVEKMRQGLHITGTTPEEEFTVPVRALHLNEVQQLSKEAPIDIAFVCPKSYDTAWSTMMIAQYLAPGGFVVSLQNCMNEETIAGVVGWGKTLGCIASQISVELYEPAHVHRGVKKGGAAHTVFRVGEVHGRITDRAREVCRLVAYGDSAKVTDNLWGERWSKLVANCMQNGLSACTGMSGNEMVKTDAIRHFSARLGSEAIRIGQALGYALEDILHIDPEVLARAGEGDAEATKAVDAQRLAEAGKRAGGQRPSMGQDMVKGRRTEIEFLNGFVVRKGAEVGLQARANATLTDLVKKVERGELKADPKHITELRLN; this comes from the coding sequence ATGGGCAGGAAGATCGCGATCATGGGTGCCGGCGCGGTCGGTGCCTATTGCGGCGCGCACATGGTGCGCGAGGGCGAAGACGTGACCTTCATCGACGCGTGGCCCGAGCACGTCGAGAAGATGCGCCAGGGGCTGCACATCACCGGCACGACGCCGGAGGAGGAGTTCACCGTGCCGGTGCGCGCGCTGCACCTGAACGAGGTCCAGCAGCTGTCGAAGGAGGCGCCGATCGACATCGCCTTCGTCTGCCCGAAATCCTACGACACGGCGTGGTCGACCATGATGATCGCCCAGTATCTGGCGCCGGGCGGGTTCGTCGTGTCGCTGCAGAACTGCATGAACGAGGAGACGATCGCCGGCGTCGTCGGCTGGGGCAAGACGCTGGGCTGCATCGCCAGCCAGATCTCGGTCGAACTGTACGAGCCGGCGCACGTGCATCGCGGCGTGAAGAAGGGGGGTGCCGCGCATACCGTCTTCCGCGTCGGCGAGGTGCACGGCCGGATCACCGACCGGGCCCGCGAGGTCTGCCGCCTCGTCGCCTACGGCGACAGCGCCAAGGTGACGGACAATCTGTGGGGCGAGCGCTGGTCGAAGCTGGTGGCGAACTGCATGCAGAACGGCCTGTCGGCCTGCACCGGGATGAGCGGCAACGAGATGGTGAAGACCGACGCGATCCGGCACTTCTCGGCGCGGCTCGGCAGCGAGGCGATCCGCATCGGCCAGGCGCTGGGCTATGCGCTGGAGGACATCCTGCACATCGATCCGGAGGTGCTGGCGCGCGCCGGCGAGGGCGACGCCGAGGCGACGAAGGCGGTCGACGCCCAGCGCCTCGCCGAGGCCGGCAAGCGCGCCGGCGGCCAGCGGCCGTCGATGGGCCAGGACATGGTCAAGGGGCGGCGCACCGAGATCGAGTTCCTGAACGGCTTCGTCGTGCGCAAGGGGGCCGAGGTGGGCCTGCAGGCGCGGGCGAACGCGACCCTGACCGACCTGGTGAAGAAGGTCGAGCGCGGCGAACTGAAGGCGGACCCGAAGCACATCACCGAACTGCGGCTGAACTGA
- a CDS encoding PRC-barrel domain-containing protein has product MRTPLTLAASALALAFAAAPALSAPNIKGDKVDIRTWDTTAFSNGWSVDRLIGTDVRGPGGEEIGEVENLILGPDNRVRKLVFSTGGFWDIGDKHLVVDWKEVTVAPGREYVTVPVTEETAEQYGMFDDAPETVATKQRNWRATELIGDYVRLQDDVDYGYVQDIVVDTEGKLQAVVVEPDVGYGVRPGPYAYPFYGYGYGWDPGSDYYDMPYAADEVGDLDPYEWRT; this is encoded by the coding sequence ATGCGCACCCCCCTGACCCTGGCGGCTTCGGCACTGGCCCTGGCTTTTGCTGCTGCGCCCGCCCTGTCCGCCCCGAACATCAAGGGCGACAAGGTCGACATCCGCACCTGGGACACCACCGCCTTCTCCAACGGCTGGAGCGTCGACCGGCTGATCGGTACCGACGTCCGCGGCCCGGGCGGCGAAGAAATCGGCGAGGTCGAGAACCTGATCCTCGGCCCGGACAACAGGGTCCGCAAGCTGGTCTTCTCGACCGGCGGCTTCTGGGACATCGGCGACAAGCATCTCGTCGTCGACTGGAAAGAGGTCACCGTGGCGCCGGGCCGCGAGTACGTCACGGTTCCGGTGACCGAGGAGACCGCCGAGCAGTACGGCATGTTCGACGACGCGCCGGAGACCGTCGCGACGAAGCAGCGCAACTGGCGCGCCACCGAGCTGATCGGCGACTATGTCCGCCTGCAGGACGATGTCGACTACGGCTACGTGCAGGACATCGTCGTCGACACGGAGGGCAAGCTGCAGGCCGTCGTCGTCGAGCCGGACGTCGGCTATGGCGTCCGCCCCGGCCCCTACGCCTATCCGTTCTACGGCTACGGCTACGGCTGGGATCCCGGCAGCGACTATTACGACATGCCCTATGCGGCCGACGAGGTCGGGGATCTCGACCCTTACGAGTGGCGGACCTGA
- a CDS encoding response regulator, whose protein sequence is MSPTLGRKTARLRSPGRILLVEDEPSLAAFAVRSLNHAGYHVAGPFACEHDALLAAGHDKPDLALLDVCLQEGDGVHLAELLHRHWQVPILFVSGSPQHAAEGASVAIGLLQKPYTLQALVDSVRFCEACIRGEAASPPKTLMLFPGARRYRRPR, encoded by the coding sequence ATGTCGCCCACGCTTGGCAGGAAGACAGCGAGGCTCCGTTCGCCGGGCCGGATCCTGCTGGTGGAGGACGAGCCCTCCCTCGCCGCATTCGCCGTGCGGAGCCTCAATCACGCCGGCTATCACGTCGCCGGCCCGTTCGCCTGCGAGCACGACGCCCTGCTCGCCGCGGGTCACGACAAGCCGGATCTCGCGCTGCTCGACGTATGCCTCCAGGAAGGCGACGGCGTGCATCTCGCCGAACTGCTGCATCGTCACTGGCAGGTGCCGATTCTCTTCGTCAGCGGCAGCCCCCAGCACGCCGCCGAGGGCGCATCGGTCGCGATCGGCCTGCTGCAGAAGCCCTACACCCTGCAGGCGCTCGTCGACAGCGTCCGCTTCTGCGAGGCCTGCATCAGGGGCGAGGCGGCATCGCCGCCCAAGACGCTCATGCTGTTCCCCGGCGCCCGCCGCTACCGGCGCCCGCGCTGA
- a CDS encoding pyridoxamine 5'-phosphate oxidase family protein: MRLDGPWSAAEIEAFLAAAVIPVRLGVVAPSGDPLVLSVWFLPEDGALWCATKATSRLVACLRHRPRCAFEVAADAPPYRGVRGRGDATVDPAQGAAVLARLLDRYGIARDSRLARMLTKHPEREVAIRIAPDRMTSWDYAARMADAVGATRREEGVPS; encoded by the coding sequence ATGCGTCTCGACGGCCCCTGGTCGGCGGCGGAGATCGAAGCCTTCCTGGCCGCGGCGGTGATTCCCGTGCGGTTGGGCGTGGTGGCGCCGTCGGGCGATCCGCTGGTGCTGTCGGTCTGGTTCCTGCCGGAGGACGGCGCGCTGTGGTGCGCCACGAAGGCGACGTCGCGGCTGGTCGCGTGCCTGCGCCACCGCCCGCGCTGCGCCTTCGAGGTGGCGGCCGACGCGCCGCCCTATCGCGGGGTGCGCGGCCGCGGCGACGCGACCGTCGACCCGGCGCAGGGGGCGGCGGTGCTGGCACGGCTGCTCGACCGCTACGGCATCGCGCGGGACAGCCGTCTGGCGCGCATGCTGACCAAGCATCCGGAGCGGGAGGTGGCGATCCGCATCGCGCCCGACCGGATGACCAGTTGGGACTATGCCGCGCGCATGGCCGACGCGGTCGGTGCGACGCGCCGGGAAGAGGGAGTGCCGTCATGA
- a CDS encoding response regulator transcription factor yields the protein MAASAPTVLIVGSEGLLVEGLGQFFESVGFRVERHLDRGPPADPPPRPEILIVLDDPARASEARALVDAMQEHQTETKLVLLRPSFTPAQVRDALQLGFHAILLRSVSQDALGHAIRLLLLDETIVPVPLAAMLVDLGEQMGDAGARDDGGFSRRELQILACLVRGQPNKAIAYDLGVSEATVKVQIRHLLKKIGVANRTQAAIWAIGREVVPGTAPVRDGLGLPERVGASEDGLDR from the coding sequence ATGGCCGCTTCAGCGCCGACCGTTTTGATCGTGGGAAGCGAGGGTCTCCTCGTCGAGGGTCTGGGGCAGTTCTTCGAAAGCGTCGGCTTTCGCGTCGAGCGGCACCTGGACCGCGGCCCGCCCGCAGATCCCCCTCCCAGGCCCGAGATCCTCATCGTGCTCGACGACCCGGCCCGGGCCAGCGAAGCCAGGGCCCTGGTCGACGCGATGCAGGAGCACCAGACCGAGACGAAGCTCGTGCTCCTTCGGCCGTCCTTCACCCCCGCCCAGGTCCGCGACGCGCTGCAGCTCGGCTTCCATGCCATCCTGCTGCGCAGCGTCTCCCAGGACGCCCTCGGGCATGCGATCCGCCTGCTGCTGCTCGACGAGACCATCGTGCCCGTCCCGCTCGCGGCGATGCTGGTCGATCTCGGAGAACAGATGGGGGACGCCGGGGCGCGCGACGACGGCGGCTTCTCCCGGCGCGAACTCCAGATCCTCGCCTGCCTGGTCCGGGGCCAGCCGAACAAGGCGATCGCCTACGACCTGGGCGTCAGCGAAGCGACCGTGAAGGTGCAGATCCGCCATCTCCTCAAGAAGATCGGCGTCGCGAACCGGACGCAGGCGGCGATATGGGCGATCGGCAGGGAAGTCGTCCCCGGCACCGCTCCCGTTCGCGACGGACTGGGCCTGCCGGAGCGCGTCGGCGCATCGGAAGACGGATTGGACCGCTGA
- a CDS encoding amidohydrolase family protein codes for MIIADAQVHVWGADTPERPWPPGRAAQAHRPTPFGTDELLGRMDEAGVARAIIVPPSWEGDRNDLGIEAARLHPDRFRVMGRLALEDPASRTKIPTWKQQTGMLGLRFTFHTPQSKAWLTDGTADWLWPEAEKAGVPIMLLPPGQLDAVDRIAERHPKLRLVIDHLARPMGAKDEAAFGDLDDLLKLAKRHNVAVKATGLMGYSTESYPWPALQGHVKRVVEAFGPERVFWGTDITRLTCSYREAITFFTEEMDFLSDADLEWIMGRGVCEWLGWPIPDEE; via the coding sequence ATGATCATCGCCGACGCGCAGGTGCACGTCTGGGGCGCCGATACGCCGGAGCGGCCCTGGCCGCCCGGACGGGCGGCGCAGGCTCACCGGCCGACGCCCTTCGGCACGGACGAGCTGCTGGGGCGGATGGACGAGGCGGGTGTCGCCCGCGCGATCATCGTGCCGCCCTCCTGGGAGGGCGACCGCAACGACCTGGGCATCGAGGCGGCGCGGCTGCACCCGGACCGCTTCCGGGTGATGGGCCGGCTGGCGCTCGAGGATCCGGCGAGCCGGACGAAGATCCCGACCTGGAAGCAGCAGACCGGCATGCTGGGCCTGCGCTTCACCTTCCACACGCCGCAGTCCAAGGCCTGGCTGACCGACGGGACGGCGGACTGGCTGTGGCCGGAGGCCGAGAAGGCCGGCGTGCCGATCATGCTGCTGCCGCCGGGCCAGCTCGACGCCGTCGACCGCATCGCCGAGCGGCACCCGAAGCTGCGGCTGGTCATCGACCATCTGGCGCGGCCGATGGGCGCCAAGGACGAGGCGGCGTTCGGCGACCTCGACGACCTGCTGAAGCTGGCGAAGCGGCACAATGTGGCGGTCAAGGCGACCGGCCTGATGGGCTATTCGACCGAGAGCTACCCCTGGCCGGCATTGCAGGGCCACGTGAAGCGGGTGGTCGAGGCCTTCGGCCCCGAGCGCGTCTTCTGGGGCACCGACATCACGCGCCTCACCTGCAGCTATCGCGAGGCCATCACCTTCTTCACCGAGGAGATGGACTTCCTGTCCGACGCGGACCTGGAGTGGATCATGGGCCGCGGCGTCTGCGAGTGGCTCGGCTGGCCGATACCGGACGAGGAATAG